A DNA window from Leptodactylus fuscus isolate aLepFus1 unplaced genomic scaffold, aLepFus1.hap2 HAP2_SCAFFOLD_228, whole genome shotgun sequence contains the following coding sequences:
- the LOC142187389 gene encoding cornifelin homolog, with protein MQGVTSQTVSVQPVALSQTTTTFTALTPNDWSSGVCDCCEDMGLCCFAFWCFPCFQCATSSDFGECLCLPLLEYCSINTNGCCPIISLSMRAALRERYKIPGSIFSDCCTAYWCMSCSWCQMAREIKKRKQPFTFVTAPDHRRACGQLCKTQVTL; from the exons ATGCAGGGGGTCACCTCACAGACCGTGTCTGTCCAGCCGGTAGCGCTATCCCAGACCACGACCACATTCACTGCACTGACCCCAAATGACTGGAGCTCAGGAGTCTGCGACTGCTGTGAGGACATGGGGCTAT GCTGCTTCGCTTTCTGGTGTTTCCCGTGCTTCCAGTGCGCTACGTCCAGTGACTTCGGGGAGTGCCTGTGTCTCCCCCTGCTGGAGTACTGCAGTATAAATACTAACGGCTGCTGCCCCATTATCTCTCTGTCCATGAGGGCGGCGCTCCGTGAGAGATACAAGATCCCG GGCTCCATCTTCAGTGACTGCTGCACGGCCTACTGGTGCATGTCCTGCTCCTGGTGCCAGATGGCTCGCGAGATCAAGAAGCGCAAGCAGCCATTCACCTTCGTGACCGCCCCAGACCACCGCCGTGCCTGCGGGCAACTCTGCAAAACCCAAGTTACACTGTGA